From the Rhodobium gokarnense genome, the window TGGCGCCGCGCTCGGCGTCCTCAAAGAGCTTGTCGAGTTCTTCCTGGCTGACCCGGATCGGCAGGATGCCGTTCTTGAAGCAGTTGTTGTAGAAGATGTCGGCGAAGCTGGTGGAGATCACGCAGCGGATGCCGTAGTCGAGCAGCGCCCAGGGCGCGTGCTCGCGGCTCGACCCGCAGCCGAAATTGTTGCCGGCGACCAGGATCTCGGCGTTCTTGTAGGCCGGCTGGTTGAGCACGAAGGACGGATCCTCGTTGCCATCGGCGTCCGTGCGCAGCTCGTGGAACAGCGCGGCGCCGAGGCCGGTGCGCTTGATCGTCTTCAGGAACTGCTTGGGAATGATCATGTCGGTGTCGACATTGATCATCTTCAGGGGCGCCGCAACGGACGTCAGGGTCGTGAACTTTTCCATCGATCGCTCATCAATTCGGGGTTCGCGGCGCCAGGGCGCGCGCCGGACGAAAGTTTGTCTACCGGATCGGCAGGCGCGGTCAAGTGCCGGGCCCCGGAATCGGTCGAATTGCGCGAGTTTTGCCGCGAGCCGTCAGCGCCGCTGCAATTCCAGGATGTCGAAACGGGATTCATAGCGCGGCAGCGGGAATTCCAGCCTGAGGCGCTTGGCGTCCGGGCGCACCAGGACGGCGACCTCGTCGCGGTCGGCGTCGGCACCGTGCGCCTTCGGCTTTTCGTCCGAATAGTGGCCGGCACCGAGATAGATCCTGCGGCCGCCGCCGTCGTCGAAAAAGCGGCCGGAGGTGCGCTGGGAGCCCGAGGTCTTTGTGAGCGTCAGCGCGCCCTTTTTCGCATCGATGCGGCACGCGAACCAGCCATAGACGACGAGCGGCAGGTTGCCGCCGAGCTTTGCCGTGCGGCAGCGCCAGCGGCCGGTGAGCCCGGCGTCGTCGAGCGGCAGGCTGCCGCCGGCAAGGATGCCGTCGAGGACGGCCACCTCGGCCGCATCGCCGCCCTTGCGGGCCTCGGCGATCGCGCTCGCCCGGGCTTCGTCGAAGGCGGCGAGCCGCTCGCGGTCGCGCTTGGTGAGCGCGTCGACCAGCCCGTCGGCGGCCCGCACCGCCGGCAGGACTGCCGAAACCGCAAGAAGGACGGCCGTAACAAAGGCAAGTGCGACTGCACGAGCGCCCCGCATCCGGCTACTCCGCCGCCGGAACGGCAAGGCTTCCAGCCTCGCTCGCCGCGGCCCCGACCGATTGTTCAGCCGCGTCGGTAGCCGTCTTCAGGCTCTCCAGCCGGGCGGCGAAGGCGGCAAGCTCGGCCGTGACCTCCGCCGGCGGCGTCTCGGCCGGCCGGGCGTCGTTGGCGCCGAGCTTGGAGAGCGCCCCGGTGAGGGCGTTGAGGGCGGCTTCTGCCTCCGCCTGCGCCTTGACGAGGTCGGCGAGCGCCCGCTGGTTGGCGAGCGCCAGGCCGCGGGCGGCGGCATCGGCCGCCGGCTCCTTCTTGACCAGCGGCTTTACCGGCAGGAAGGAGGGCACGATGATCGGCGCGGCCGTCATCGCGGCGCCGAGAATGAGGGCCAGCAGTGCGGCCCAGGTGAAGCCCCTGAGGAGGCTGACGAGAATGGTGGCGACGACGATGAAAATGCCGATGGCGACCACCGCCAGCCATTTCCATTCACCGGTTTCCAGTAATCCGACAAAATAGTTTTCCATGCCGATCTCCCGACGGCTGACAACAACTTTGCAAAGACCTTAACCGCTTACCGCCTCCACATGAAGCGGCCATGTTGTCCCGCCCGAAGCCGGCAGAAACCGTGGCGAAAACCACACAAACCCCTGCCGGTACGGATCGCCCGTCAACGCGCCTGCGCGTGGTATTCCGGGTTCGGCCGCATGTCGGTCGCCGCCGCCACC encodes:
- the leuD gene encoding 3-isopropylmalate dehydratase small subunit → MEKFTTLTSVAAPLKMINVDTDMIIPKQFLKTIKRTGLGAALFHELRTDADGNEDPSFVLNQPAYKNAEILVAGNNFGCGSSREHAPWALLDYGIRCVISTSFADIFYNNCFKNGILPIRVSQEELDKLFEDAERGANATVTVDLEAQEIRGPDGGVIHFQIDPFRKHCLLNGLDDIGLTLEKADSISAFEAKTAERHPWL
- a CDS encoding DUF4893 domain-containing protein, with protein sequence MRGARAVALAFVTAVLLAVSAVLPAVRAADGLVDALTKRDRERLAAFDEARASAIAEARKGGDAAEVAVLDGILAGGSLPLDDAGLTGRWRCRTAKLGGNLPLVVYGWFACRIDAKKGALTLTKTSGSQRTSGRFFDDGGGRRIYLGAGHYSDEKPKAHGADADRDEVAVLVRPDAKRLRLEFPLPRYESRFDILELQRR